In one window of Bacteriovorax sp. BAL6_X DNA:
- a CDS encoding Bax inhibitor-1/YccA family protein, with protein MRSTNPTLRNDVFNTGTLSDERMSFSGVFNKGMILFALMLMTFIYTWNVTLGTLENSMQPQMGMYPMIGGIGGFIFAMVTIFKPRLAMFTAPAYALCEGLLLGSISAIYEFQFRGIVFNAVTITFAAFITLFFLYRWGLVRATGTFRKIIMTAMFSIMGIYLVSFIMSFFGASIPMIHGNGPVGIGFSLIVVGVAAFSLILDFDFIEKSVDQGAPKYLEWYAGFSLMVTLVWLYIEVLRLLSKLNSRD; from the coding sequence ATGAGGTCGACTAATCCGACACTAAGAAATGATGTATTTAATACTGGAACTCTATCTGATGAAAGAATGTCTTTTTCTGGAGTATTTAATAAAGGGATGATTCTCTTTGCTCTAATGCTAATGACATTTATTTATACTTGGAATGTAACACTTGGAACGCTAGAGAATTCAATGCAGCCGCAAATGGGAATGTATCCTATGATTGGTGGTATTGGTGGCTTTATCTTTGCAATGGTTACGATCTTTAAACCTAGATTGGCGATGTTTACAGCGCCTGCCTATGCACTTTGTGAAGGGCTACTTCTGGGGTCTATTTCCGCTATCTATGAATTCCAATTTAGAGGAATTGTTTTTAATGCCGTAACAATTACATTTGCGGCCTTCATTACTTTATTCTTTCTTTATCGTTGGGGCCTTGTTAGAGCGACTGGAACATTTAGAAAGATTATTATGACAGCAATGTTCTCTATTATGGGAATTTATCTAGTGAGCTTTATCATGTCTTTCTTTGGAGCATCGATTCCAATGATTCATGGAAATGGGCCAGTAGGAATTGGTTTTAGCCTTATCGTCGTTGGTGTTGCAGCATTTAGTTTAATTCTTGATTTTGATTTTATTGAAAAGAGTGTTGATCAAGGTGCTCCAAAGTATCTTGAGTGGTACGCGGGCTTTTCATTAATGGTGACTCTTGTATGGCTTTATATTGAAGTTTTAAGACTTCTTTCGAAATTAAATAGTCGCGATTAA
- a CDS encoding DUF3820 family protein translates to MEVTFDKEHLLKFVQTTMPFGKYKGRLLIDLPDEYLVWFSQKGFPQGQLGRLLEELAEIKLNGLEFLFKDLR, encoded by the coding sequence ATGGAAGTTACATTTGATAAAGAACATCTTTTAAAATTCGTTCAAACAACCATGCCCTTTGGGAAATACAAAGGTAGACTTCTTATTGATCTTCCAGATGAGTACCTCGTTTGGTTTTCACAAAAAGGCTTCCCTCAAGGTCAGCTCGGCAGACTCCTTGAAGAGCTTGCAGAGATCAAATTAAATGGACTTGAATTCTTATTCAAAGACTTGCGCTAA
- a CDS encoding DEAD/DEAH box helicase has product MAEFTHLGLSKTIEDALSKKGYTQPTQIQTQGIPAVLEGKDLLAISQTGSGKTAAFSTPILDLISKTKSKLKPYHIRSLVIAPTRELAMQVEESFKEYGKGLALSTLAVYGGSAKKLQVQKLAKGVQILVATPGRLVDLIKDEKIFLDEVTHLVLDEADRMLDMGFKDDLEFVLNKVPDQKQCLFFSATMPREVEVIANKLLKNPHKIEIAPIKSRHEGIRQMAYLVEEEKKADFLLKFLKDRHVKSIIVFVKTKSQANKLERHLKANHIKACAIHSDRDQRQRIYNLKEFQKGNMHVLVATDIAARGLDIDGVGYVLNFNLPQQIENYTHRIGRTGRGGRRGIAISYISPSEENYFKRIQKELGLEIHIKGPTK; this is encoded by the coding sequence ATGGCAGAATTTACGCACTTGGGTTTATCCAAAACTATTGAAGATGCCCTTTCAAAGAAGGGATATACACAACCTACTCAAATTCAAACACAGGGAATTCCTGCTGTTTTGGAAGGCAAGGACCTACTTGCAATTTCTCAAACGGGAAGTGGGAAGACTGCCGCGTTTTCAACGCCAATTCTTGATTTAATTTCTAAAACTAAATCAAAACTTAAACCGTACCATATACGATCTCTTGTCATTGCTCCAACTCGTGAGCTTGCGATGCAAGTAGAAGAAAGCTTTAAAGAGTATGGTAAGGGCCTTGCTCTTTCAACACTTGCTGTTTATGGTGGTAGTGCCAAGAAGCTTCAAGTTCAAAAACTTGCTAAAGGTGTTCAAATCTTAGTTGCTACACCTGGGCGTTTAGTTGATCTTATTAAAGACGAGAAGATCTTTCTTGATGAGGTCACGCATTTAGTTCTTGATGAAGCTGACCGCATGTTAGATATGGGCTTTAAAGATGATTTGGAGTTTGTTTTAAATAAGGTTCCAGATCAAAAACAATGTCTTTTCTTTTCTGCAACAATGCCAAGGGAAGTTGAAGTTATTGCTAATAAACTTTTAAAAAATCCTCATAAGATCGAAATCGCTCCTATTAAGTCAAGACATGAGGGGATTCGCCAGATGGCCTACCTCGTAGAAGAAGAAAAGAAGGCAGACTTTCTTTTAAAATTTTTAAAGGATCGTCATGTCAAAAGTATTATTGTCTTTGTGAAAACTAAGTCTCAGGCCAATAAATTAGAAAGACATTTAAAGGCCAATCATATTAAGGCCTGTGCAATTCACTCTGACCGTGATCAACGCCAGCGTATTTATAATTTAAAAGAATTTCAAAAGGGTAATATGCATGTGCTTGTGGCCACCGATATTGCAGCTCGTGGGCTTGATATTGACGGTGTAGGTTATGTTTTGAATTTTAATCTTCCGCAGCAGATTGAAAACTACACTCATCGAATTGGCCGCACAGGACGTGGAGGAAGAAGAGGGATTGCCATCTCTTATATTTCACCAAGTGAAGAAAATTATTTTAAAAGAATTCAAAAAGAACTTGGACTTGAAATCCATATAAAAGGGCCTACAAAGTAG
- a CDS encoding SWIB/MDM2 domain-containing protein produces MSEEKGLKKPVKLKADLAAMLGETELPRTEITKRLWDYIKEKGLQTKTENGSPENAGKFIVADATLLSVFKHTNSTSKSGKVTDLRNMKEGETINMMQMAAVVGANIEK; encoded by the coding sequence ATGAGTGAAGAAAAAGGATTAAAAAAACCAGTAAAATTAAAAGCAGACTTAGCAGCAATGCTTGGTGAAACAGAACTTCCAAGAACTGAAATCACTAAAAGACTGTGGGACTATATTAAAGAAAAAGGTCTTCAAACTAAGACTGAAAATGGAAGCCCAGAGAACGCAGGAAAGTTCATCGTAGCTGATGCAACTCTACTTTCTGTCTTTAAGCATACAAACTCAACTTCAAAGTCTGGTAAAGTTACTGACCTTCGTAATATGAAGGAAGGTGAAACAATCAACATGATGCAAATGGCAGCTGTTGTTGGTGCAAATATCGAAAAATAA
- a CDS encoding SulP family inorganic anion transporter, which produces MSADKIKHSEDVSASLKNRFIDLTIKKPENLKNDFLSGLTVALALVPEAIAFAFVAGVHPKVGLYAAFMMGLITAIFGGRPGMISGATGAVAVIFAPLVYKVMEMSKDSGMTFDAAMDNALSYLFAAVVIMGLIQIVFGLLKLGKFIRLVPHPVMLGFVNGLAIIIFRAQFSQFTVGGELLPSAQLLVMCGLIALTMGISVFLPKLTKAVPATLVGIVASTVIGYLLNEANPGLVRTVLDFVQDQDKTITTIAAGLPTFKIPFVELTMDNLKLILPYALLAAAVGLIESLMTLQLVDELTDTRGKGNRECVGQGLANMVNGFFGGMGGCAMIGQSMINIRGGGRGRFSGVTAAILLLGFVLFGAPLIEMIPLGALVGVMFMVVIGTFEWSSLRLFKRIPLSDFLVIVLVSVVTILADLAIAVLVGIIVSALVFAWEHGKTMHAKKKDEDDKTIYELDGPLFFGSVTSFKDLFDFKDDKEHVYIDFDNSRVWDHSGIEALQNITERYAQQGKKLHLLNLSKDCLVLLDKASNIVELSVIEDLNTHIADDRLDG; this is translated from the coding sequence ATGTCAGCTGATAAAATCAAGCATAGTGAAGATGTGAGTGCTTCACTTAAAAATCGTTTTATTGATCTAACGATCAAGAAACCAGAGAACTTAAAAAATGACTTCCTTTCAGGATTAACTGTTGCTCTAGCACTTGTTCCTGAAGCAATTGCGTTTGCCTTTGTTGCAGGTGTCCACCCAAAAGTTGGTCTTTACGCGGCCTTCATGATGGGACTTATCACCGCAATCTTTGGAGGACGTCCAGGAATGATTTCAGGGGCCACAGGGGCCGTAGCAGTTATCTTTGCGCCACTTGTATATAAAGTAATGGAAATGAGCAAAGATAGTGGGATGACTTTTGATGCGGCCATGGACAATGCACTAAGCTACCTTTTTGCTGCTGTTGTCATTATGGGTCTAATTCAAATAGTATTTGGGCTACTTAAGCTTGGGAAGTTTATTCGCCTTGTTCCCCACCCAGTAATGCTTGGATTTGTTAATGGTCTTGCCATCATTATTTTCCGTGCACAATTTTCGCAATTCACTGTTGGTGGAGAGCTTCTGCCTTCAGCTCAACTTTTAGTTATGTGTGGACTAATTGCCCTAACGATGGGAATTAGTGTTTTCCTTCCAAAATTAACAAAGGCCGTTCCTGCTACCCTTGTAGGGATCGTCGCTTCTACAGTTATTGGCTACCTATTAAATGAAGCAAACCCAGGGCTGGTTAGAACAGTACTTGATTTTGTTCAAGATCAAGATAAGACAATCACAACAATTGCAGCGGGTCTGCCTACATTTAAGATCCCATTTGTAGAGTTAACAATGGATAACCTAAAGTTGATTCTTCCATATGCACTACTTGCGGCCGCAGTTGGTCTAATTGAATCACTAATGACACTTCAACTTGTTGATGAGCTAACTGATACACGTGGAAAGGGAAACCGAGAATGTGTTGGTCAAGGACTTGCCAATATGGTTAATGGCTTCTTCGGAGGAATGGGTGGTTGTGCCATGATTGGTCAATCAATGATCAATATCCGAGGTGGTGGACGTGGTCGTTTCTCAGGAGTTACAGCAGCGATCCTACTTCTAGGATTTGTACTCTTTGGAGCTCCGTTAATAGAAATGATTCCTCTTGGTGCTCTTGTTGGGGTTATGTTTATGGTTGTTATCGGAACTTTTGAGTGGTCAAGCTTACGTCTCTTTAAAAGAATTCCACTTTCAGACTTCTTAGTAATTGTCCTTGTTTCAGTTGTTACAATTCTAGCGGACCTGGCCATTGCAGTACTTGTCGGTATCATTGTTTCGGCGCTAGTGTTTGCATGGGAGCATGGAAAGACAATGCATGCAAAAAAGAAAGATGAAGACGATAAAACAATTTATGAGTTAGATGGGCCACTATTCTTTGGTTCAGTAACTTCATTTAAAGACCTTTTTGACTTTAAAGATGATAAAGAGCACGTGTATATCGATTTTGACAATTCACGTGTTTGGGATCACTCAGGAATTGAAGCCTTACAAAATATCACCGAACGCTACGCACAGCAAGGTAAGAAGTTACACCTTCTTAATTTAAGTAAAGACTGTCTAGTACTACTAGATAAAGCATCAAATATAGTTGAATTATCGGTAATTGAGGATTTAAATACTCATATTGCAGATGATCGACTCGATGGGTAA
- the cdd gene encoding cytidine deaminase — MENKIEVSDKVKQAYEIAVKARSNAHAPYSKFQVGSALKISGVDAPVPGCNVENASYGGTICAERGSVLSSVAKFGKKDFEFIVVVTDQDAPAVPCAFCLQVMSEFVNADFPVYLGNLKGITKKVLFKELLPHPFTEFTV, encoded by the coding sequence ATGGAAAATAAAATTGAAGTATCAGACAAAGTTAAGCAGGCATATGAGATTGCAGTCAAAGCACGTTCAAATGCACATGCTCCATATTCAAAATTTCAAGTAGGTTCGGCACTCAAGATTAGTGGTGTCGATGCGCCTGTTCCTGGCTGTAATGTTGAAAATGCAAGTTACGGTGGAACAATTTGTGCTGAAAGGGGAAGTGTCCTTTCAAGTGTTGCAAAATTTGGTAAAAAAGACTTTGAATTTATCGTAGTTGTAACCGACCAAGATGCGCCGGCCGTTCCATGTGCATTCTGTCTTCAGGTTATGTCAGAATTTGTAAATGCAGACTTTCCAGTTTACTTGGGCAATCTTAAAGGGATTACGAAAAAAGTTCTTTTTAAAGAACTTCTTCCGCATCCATTTACTGAATTTACTGTTTAA
- the purB gene encoding adenylosuccinate lyase, giving the protein MIERYEKKEISEIWSEQFKFEKFLEVEHSLTKALENAGVIKEAFSNKLNLVTVNPERIKEIEKETRHDVIAFCTSITEQLETNEGKYFHYGVTSSDIIDTALTLQIKESLNRILPAFENLLKTLDEKSQEHIDTICIGRSHGIFAEPMSFGQKLRGHLCEFKRRYNDLKDFYDNELTGQMSGAVGNFTILTPEIEEEVLSYLGLKVEPISTQVIPRDRIAKLTNIIALFGCALERLCVEIRHLQHSDVAEVFEGFKKGQKGSSTMPHKKNPISSENLTGMARMLRTYNQVAMDNCLLWHERDISHSSAERFFLPDMFGILLYSIERMNNTVGDLVIDKEAMKAKVTQNFKHLSSFVLHKLIEVSNNTREDLYRMVQKASFEASDRQSFFTILEAELSDSEDKKLIGQLKNLNDLEIYSAHTQSIFSRS; this is encoded by the coding sequence ATGATTGAAAGGTATGAAAAGAAAGAGATTAGTGAGATCTGGAGTGAGCAATTTAAATTTGAGAAATTTCTCGAAGTTGAACACTCTTTAACAAAAGCTCTTGAGAATGCAGGTGTTATCAAAGAGGCGTTCTCTAATAAACTTAACCTTGTCACAGTTAACCCTGAACGAATCAAAGAAATTGAAAAAGAAACAAGACATGATGTTATCGCTTTTTGTACGTCAATTACCGAACAACTAGAGACAAATGAAGGTAAATACTTTCATTACGGTGTTACATCGTCAGATATCATCGATACGGCACTTACACTTCAAATCAAGGAATCACTTAATCGTATCCTTCCAGCATTTGAAAATCTTTTAAAAACCCTCGATGAAAAATCTCAAGAACATATCGATACAATTTGTATTGGACGCTCACATGGAATTTTTGCTGAACCAATGAGCTTTGGACAAAAGCTTAGAGGTCATCTTTGTGAATTTAAAAGACGCTATAATGATTTAAAAGACTTCTATGATAATGAACTAACTGGTCAAATGTCCGGAGCGGTTGGAAATTTTACCATCCTGACTCCCGAGATTGAAGAAGAAGTCTTAAGCTATCTCGGTCTCAAAGTAGAACCTATTTCGACTCAAGTTATCCCCCGTGATCGAATTGCAAAGCTAACTAATATCATCGCTCTTTTTGGGTGTGCCTTAGAAAGACTATGTGTCGAAATCCGTCATCTTCAACACTCTGATGTTGCAGAAGTTTTCGAGGGCTTTAAGAAGGGTCAAAAAGGATCTTCGACAATGCCACACAAGAAGAATCCAATCTCTAGTGAGAATCTTACGGGAATGGCAAGAATGCTAAGAACATATAACCAAGTTGCCATGGACAATTGTCTCCTTTGGCACGAAAGAGATATTAGTCATTCAAGTGCGGAAAGATTCTTCCTTCCAGATATGTTTGGAATTCTACTCTACTCGATTGAGCGCATGAATAATACAGTTGGAGACCTTGTCATTGACAAAGAAGCAATGAAAGCGAAAGTAACCCAAAACTTTAAACATCTTTCTAGCTTTGTACTACATAAGTTAATTGAGGTTTCAAATAATACAAGAGAAGACCTATATCGTATGGTTCAAAAGGCATCATTTGAAGCAAGTGATCGTCAAAGCTTCTTCACAATTTTGGAAGCTGAGCTTAGCGATAGTGAAGACAAGAAGCTTATCGGGCAACTAAAGAATCTCAACGACCTTGAAATCTACAGCGCCCATACACAAAGCATTTTTTCTCGTAGCTAA
- a CDS encoding TolC family protein, which produces MTKTIGFVCAYLFITTFSYAIEQSPEIFIQEASEDKVDESAYRPLDIGTVIEQGMRSYQDNIIRRKNIEILKNRLKDTKEEFWTPNPKINFQLNPQRIGTLKSGGNDLTRTSRSASGSVGLELGEYTLFNWGKDYLNYKNEKESLERQIDRDKETLREFKQELVREYVKLIHAKDLKIIARQYLQRTTLVYRMNREKVLQKKVTKHEYYQSRSEYLRAQEAYTNAKTNENIASENMAKRLNDPPGTLYFIKDDYQYEKSTYSRDNAIATARKVSPFILDKQVERNIKNREYEIAVRDNLPLPKITVNFGTYSQIFDGSSVTNDYYTTSPGNSNIDLVASLNASWTLFGDGGLFNRRKLANARLEKEKAMYDLSLTRRKVEEAIVNIFNFLNSSVEQLNIIKSRNDSLKKRMETALYQYTNRKTRYLEYQLAMQDYFDSLTRESIIKFQYLAKRVELAQIVGIENLPDQAFDKAIIKGGGR; this is translated from the coding sequence ATGACTAAAACAATAGGCTTTGTTTGCGCCTACCTATTTATAACAACCTTTTCTTATGCAATAGAACAATCTCCAGAGATCTTTATTCAAGAGGCCAGCGAAGACAAAGTTGACGAAAGTGCTTACCGCCCACTTGATATAGGAACAGTGATTGAACAAGGAATGCGTAGCTATCAAGACAATATCATTCGACGAAAGAATATTGAGATCCTTAAAAATCGTCTTAAGGATACAAAAGAAGAATTTTGGACACCAAACCCTAAGATTAATTTTCAGTTAAATCCACAGCGAATTGGCACACTTAAGAGCGGTGGTAATGATCTTACTCGAACATCTCGTAGCGCAAGTGGAAGCGTCGGTCTAGAGCTTGGAGAATATACTCTATTTAACTGGGGCAAGGATTACTTAAATTATAAGAATGAAAAGGAATCACTTGAGCGCCAAATCGATCGCGACAAGGAAACACTTCGTGAATTCAAACAAGAACTTGTTCGTGAATATGTAAAACTGATTCATGCAAAGGATTTAAAGATCATTGCTCGTCAATATCTACAAAGAACAACTCTTGTGTATCGAATGAATCGTGAAAAAGTTCTTCAAAAGAAGGTCACAAAACATGAGTACTACCAATCACGTTCTGAATATCTAAGAGCACAAGAAGCTTATACAAATGCAAAGACCAATGAAAATATTGCATCTGAAAATATGGCAAAGCGTTTAAATGACCCCCCAGGGACTCTCTACTTCATTAAAGATGATTATCAATATGAAAAATCAACTTATAGTAGAGATAATGCCATAGCGACAGCAAGAAAAGTTTCACCTTTTATACTCGATAAGCAGGTTGAAAGAAATATCAAAAACCGTGAATACGAAATTGCTGTTAGAGATAACCTACCTCTACCAAAGATCACTGTAAATTTTGGAACTTACTCTCAAATATTTGATGGCAGCTCTGTGACAAACGACTACTACACAACTTCGCCGGGTAACTCAAATATTGATCTTGTAGCAAGTTTAAACGCTAGTTGGACTCTATTTGGAGATGGCGGGCTTTTCAATCGCAGAAAGCTTGCAAATGCAAGGCTCGAAAAAGAGAAGGCCATGTATGACTTAAGCCTAACAAGAAGGAAAGTTGAAGAGGCCATTGTTAATATATTCAACTTCCTAAATTCTTCGGTTGAACAACTTAATATTATCAAGTCCCGTAACGATTCATTAAAGAAGAGAATGGAGACGGCCCTTTACCAGTATACAAATCGAAAAACTCGCTACTTAGAATACCAGCTGGCCATGCAGGACTACTTTGACTCACTAACAAGAGAGTCTATTATAAAATTTCAATACCTAGCTAAAAGAGTTGAGCTTGCTCAAATTGTCGGTATCGAGAATCTCCCTGATCAAGCTTTTGATAAGGCGATTATTAAAGGAGGAGGACGTTAA
- a CDS encoding 3-deoxy-manno-octulosonate cytidylyltransferase: MNLKTLVLIPSRFASTRFPGKPLANIAGKAMVSHVYDGCAGIVENFPGSKVCVVTDNDEIEKMLTDSGRNVVRIDDDVPSGSERIFLAYDRFFKDENYDFVINVQGDEPLIQADLLSELLRIHSSQDFDVATVIKEMSIDNDHEDYLNPNKVKAVFSKEKNICHYFTRSPHPFNRQNTPGLNWYLHIGIYSFKPEVLKSFCSLGESTNEKIECLEQLRLLDNGYTIGAAITDMTLCGVDTPEDIPFVEGVINGK; the protein is encoded by the coding sequence ATGAACTTAAAAACTTTGGTATTAATACCATCAAGATTCGCCTCGACTCGTTTCCCTGGAAAACCTCTAGCAAATATCGCCGGCAAGGCAATGGTCTCTCATGTTTATGATGGATGTGCTGGTATTGTTGAAAATTTTCCTGGATCAAAAGTTTGTGTCGTAACGGATAATGATGAAATTGAAAAAATGTTAACAGACTCGGGCCGTAATGTAGTTCGTATCGATGATGATGTGCCTTCGGGAAGTGAAAGAATTTTCTTGGCCTATGATCGTTTCTTTAAAGACGAGAATTATGATTTTGTTATCAATGTGCAAGGTGATGAGCCTCTGATTCAAGCAGATCTACTGAGTGAGCTTCTTAGAATTCACAGTTCTCAAGATTTTGATGTCGCCACGGTAATTAAGGAGATGTCGATTGATAATGATCACGAAGATTACTTAAATCCAAATAAAGTAAAGGCCGTTTTCTCAAAAGAAAAGAATATTTGTCATTACTTTACAAGGAGTCCGCATCCATTCAATCGACAAAATACTCCAGGACTTAATTGGTACCTACATATTGGTATTTATTCATTTAAGCCTGAAGTTTTAAAAAGTTTTTGTTCTCTAGGTGAGTCGACTAATGAAAAGATCGAATGCCTTGAGCAACTAAGGTTACTAGATAACGGCTACACTATTGGTGCAGCAATTACAGATATGACATTATGTGGAGTTGATACTCCAGAAGATATTCCATTTGTGGAGGGAGTGATAAATGGCAAATAG